In Prescottella soli, a genomic segment contains:
- a CDS encoding gas vesicle protein GvpG, with translation MGIFTAIFGLPLAPVRGVMWISEIVRRQVEEEMYSPAALRRRLEEVDDARSSGQLSEEEAALAEKQILDSMTHPEGADDAGRQE, from the coding sequence ATGGGCATCTTCACCGCAATATTCGGGCTTCCTCTCGCACCTGTTCGCGGGGTGATGTGGATCAGTGAGATCGTGCGCCGCCAGGTGGAGGAGGAAATGTACAGTCCGGCCGCCCTGCGGCGCCGTCTGGAAGAGGTCGACGACGCTCGATCGTCGGGACAACTGTCCGAGGAGGAGGCTGCGCTGGCCGAGAAACAAATCCTCGACTCGATGACGCACCCTGAGGGTGCCGACGACGCCGGTCGACAGGAGTGA
- a CDS encoding GvpL/GvpF family gas vesicle protein: MTEQKSENGDRPAVYVYGLVPADVEVKPDATGIGTPPRPLATVTFDDIAALVSEIDPDAQLGTPDDLRAHARILDTTAMVAPVLPFRFGAVMTDSDAVVSELLEPYRDEFQQALDQLEGLVQYVVKGRYVEDSILREILSEDEETARLREIIREQPEDVTRDERLALGERISQTLSAKRDHDTQRLVEALEPVAKELRVRDATNEEDAGSVAVLIATDEIDTLDKTVTQLAQDWQDRVDLTVLGPLAAYDFTKTRAPGT; this comes from the coding sequence ATGACAGAGCAGAAATCCGAGAACGGCGACCGCCCAGCGGTATACGTCTACGGCCTGGTGCCGGCGGATGTCGAGGTGAAACCGGACGCGACCGGCATCGGCACACCCCCACGCCCGCTTGCCACCGTCACGTTCGACGACATTGCCGCACTCGTCAGCGAGATCGATCCGGATGCGCAACTGGGGACACCGGACGACCTTCGGGCCCACGCGAGGATTCTCGACACCACGGCCATGGTCGCACCTGTGCTGCCGTTCCGGTTCGGCGCCGTGATGACCGATAGCGACGCGGTCGTGTCCGAACTCCTGGAACCGTACCGGGACGAGTTCCAACAGGCGCTCGACCAGCTCGAGGGGCTCGTCCAGTACGTGGTGAAGGGACGATACGTCGAGGACTCCATCCTCCGCGAGATCCTGTCCGAGGACGAGGAGACCGCCCGGCTCCGGGAGATCATTCGGGAGCAACCGGAGGACGTCACGCGCGATGAACGACTGGCGCTCGGCGAGCGCATCAGCCAGACGTTGTCCGCCAAGCGTGACCACGACACGCAGCGACTGGTCGAGGCGCTCGAGCCGGTGGCGAAGGAACTGCGGGTCCGCGACGCAACCAACGAGGAGGATGCCGGTTCCGTCGCCGTGCTGATTGCCACGGACGAGATCGACACTCTGGACAAGACGGTCACGCAGCTGGCCCAGGATTGGCAGGATCGCGTCGATCTCACCGTCCTCGGCCCCCTCGCTGCCTACGACTTCACGAAGACCCGAGCGCCCGGGACCTGA